The Erpetoichthys calabaricus chromosome 6, fErpCal1.3, whole genome shotgun sequence genome includes the window taaatgggcttgctccgccctacctcgctgagatgctgcatatgcactctcctttccgctcactcagatcagctggtcagctgcttctggatgtgcctaggactcagcgaaagctcaggggggatagggctttttccgttgtggctccaaggctctggaattcactgccgatccacattagacaggcctcctcactggccatttttaagtctgctcttaagacttacctctttggtttggcgtttgatcctgtatGAGCagttgttttaactctgtttagttgtgtttactatgttttaattagtttcatttattgtattttattttacttatttattattttgtttttgtttaaaatttattttagcctatgttcagcactttggtcagcggctgttgtatgtaaagtgctttataaataaagttgacttgacttgacatgtgTATAGAGTACAATATAATACTTACTTGCATGCGCtaatcaaaatgcaaaatattaccACTCTCGCACACCTTGATTAGTTAATATAACTactttaccttgaaacttctgtctttttTAACCTAAATAGCTACATTACCTTGGCATTCCTGCAGTTCACCGCATTTTCAGTTTATACTATACATAACGTTCAAAATGCCCTGTCAAATTACTCAAGTAAAAACTGTGCCTCAATACAaatcatttctctttctttggaTACAGTTCTTtggtacaataaaatacaatatctaAAGGAAGGTGAAAATAGTTAGATTAAATCTCCTCACATAACATTGGTATTACAATCTTTTTGAAGACTGTTTGTCAAGAAGCTGGTACAactgtgtacagtggattcattacgtattcagaccccttcacttttttcagtttttgctgtgttgcagccttgtacctaaatcattttaaattcaaattttcCACACATCAAGCAACACACAATACCCCCATATGACAacaggaaaacaggattttataattcattgcaaatttattaaaaataaaaaaacagaaatatcacattattacagaccctttgctatgacatctGAATTTTGtttcaggtgcattctgtttggagtccacctgtggtcaatttaaTTGATTGCATATGATTATGTAAGGCACACCCCTGtccatagaaggtcccacagttgacaaagTGCATCAtgtatctgaatactttctgaatccactttatgtGTAATGGCACTTCTGATAATGAGAGAGGTTCAGAAGtctgaaaaaaaatcactattttatttacatgcaatgtccatccatccattttccaacccgctgaatccgaacacagggtcacaggggtctgccggagccaatcccagccaacacagggcacaaggcggggaaccaatccagggcagggtgccaacccaccgcagtttacatgcaatgttttttttttaaataattaggtTGTTTTGCATTGAAAGGAGTAATTGGATTTTAAATTATGAGTGAATTAACATTTGTCACACAttcatattgtttctttttaataaatattttctaacATAGATATCTGGTTTAATTTGAAAGTCCTACCTTAGTCAACTTATATTCACAACTTTGCATTAAAAGaaaccacattgttttgaaaagtaAGAGAAATGTAATATCCCAGGCCAGATGAAGCTTCAGGATGCAAAAGTTCTTGGTATTTTTGCTTAACATCCTGTTTTGCACCTTGATGATATGCtacaagtgtgcttcagttaccttgacatAAGTGTAACGGCCTGAAACTGCCTCTTGCAGataaaggtaaggaaaataaagcaaGAGTCGTACAAAAGTATTTAATTAACTAGAccgtaacggtgcactgcacaataacgtgcagtgaatacacttgacttgagcattcctagttgtcatactctttctctgtatgtttaacattcgtttgctcaggggttgatgcacttgctgtttcttgagcagctcttcttttctccatcttagtggcccgcttcttctcttctttcttcagcATCGTTTTGCGTTAaagctgattaagtcagtgtttgtgttgcaattacttagtacgttttccttaatttttcacttaagctggcacttgagacagattgaagacttaaaaatgatttaagaggTAGGgtaagtgacggtgaaggtggtagggatgagaacggcgcccatacacatgtgccgtacggccaccctgctgcccggtgccgagagttgattctacaataaaataaaataaaaataaaaagaggaataacctggGAGataaatcatcaccccaaaagtggatagtagatgtcacgtagtatatgtgtaccaaatttcaggtcaataggtcaaacggttggCGAGCTGCAGATAAtttaaaaccctggacagagaAACAAACTGACATGGTAGCGTATTACATAAGAAGATTTGCTGCATATTTCCATATAATAATAAGAATCAGTAATATCAATGAACTACTCAATAAGTTTTCCATTATTACTCAGTGAGTTTTTTCCAGTTGCCAACTCTTTCTAGAACATTCTTGTATATTCATATTACATTCCACAAACTCAGTGAATGTCACCTCACTGCTTCCCAGTCTCTCTTCTTCCCAGGCTGTAATTGCATTTCTTCCAGCACAGGGAGTTGTTTATCACATCCCTGAACATTATTTATTTCTCTTGCTCTTTATCTGCTTTTTGACTTTTCAGCAGGCTTTTTTTTCCTACCCTGTTACCCTATTACACACTCCATGACCTCTAATCCAACATTCTTCCACACATACAAGAATCTGACACACCGCTGATGTGAAGACTGCAGAGCAATCATCTGTCTAAATATAATAACACTAGCAGTGCTGCCCTGCTAAgacagattgaaatctaagtaataaatgtagacctcagtgttaacttCGCAGTGAACCATGAAaatcatatgtctctgttatatgcaatttggtgtgggattcgtaaaaacagtgtcaatgttagtgatgtgccatctgttagaatgacaaatacaaaacaaaacattcagcAGCTGCAGATCTTTCATTCACTCATATGCACTGGATTGAGAAAGTACACACTTTCAGTTTCTGCTCActatattgtgttgtagatttaattgtaaattgagaaaagccaagcaaaatgacatcttttattggctaactaaaaagattacaatatgcaagctttcaaggcaactcaggcccctttttcaggcaagatcttgcctgaagaaggggcctgagttgtctcgaaagcatcttgcctgaagaaggggcctgagttgccttgaaagcttgcatattgtaatctttttagttagccaataaaaggtgtcattttgcttggcttttctctacattcataatggctaagaagatacaacaccctagtactattgtaaattgataaatttgccattttgcccatcaatctacacttaatgaCCCTTAATGACAAAgataaaggtttgcaaatttatttgaaatcaaaaactgaaatgtctcattcatgaaagtattcagacccttacttCAGTACTTTTCagaagtccctttggcagcaattagagcTTCAAGTCTCTGTGGGTCATTCTCTACAAGCATTGCCCGACTGGGTTGGGGCAGTTTACcctttcttcctggcagatcctctcaaaatCTTTTAGATTAGATAGGAAGcgtctataaactgccatctttatgtctctccacagatgtactATGGGGTTTAATtttgggctttggctggaccactcaaggacagtcagggaCATGTcatgaagccactccagcattgtcttggctgtatgcttcaagtAATTGTCGTGCCAAAAGGCAAATCGTCACCTCAGTCCGAGGTTGCATGCGCTCTAGAgcaagttttcttcaaggatctctctgtatttggttgcattcatGCTTCCCTCAATTTCTTACCTTATCAGGTTTGACTCTAAGGATGGTATTAGGcactggtcttcaccagacacagtgcttggagttctgccaaaagagctcagtttttgttttatcagacaaaaaaatCCTTTTTCCTCATGCACCTTTAAATGTCATTTGGAAATCCATAGGCCAgatgtcatatgccttttattcaagagtggTTTCTATTAGCCACTTCTCTATAAATGCCTGGTTGATGGGGtgttgctgagatggttgtcctttcagtgggttctcccatctcagcattGCACTTCTGAAGCTTTATTAGAATggtcattgggttcttggtcacctaagTGGCAAATGCAAGTTTTGACCAGTTAcacagtttggccagatggccaacacaagagtcctggtggtaccaaacttcttccatttcacaattattgaggccactgtgccccTGGCAACACTCAAACCTTTAGAAGTGGCTTTATACCCTTGCCCTAATCTATGGCCCTCCTCAGTTTTATCgctgaggtctacagagagttcctcggacttcatggcttggtttttatcctgacatgcagtgtgaattatgggacctcatatacacagctgtgtgtctttctaaactgTAGCCAGTCAGTTCAATTTACCACAAGTGGCCTCCAATAAAGTTCTAGAAACAACAAACAGGACACACCTGACCATAATTTGGAGgggcacagcaaagggtctgaatacttacatgaatgagagatttcagtttttttgattgttaataaatttgcaaatttttctgaaaacagggtggcacagtggtagcactgctgcctcacagtaaggagacccaggttttcttcccaggtcctccctgcgtggagtttgcatgttctccccgtgtctgcgtgggtttcctcccacagtccaaagacatgcaggttaggtgcattgacaatcctagattgtccctggtgtgtgtgtgtgtgacctgctgtgggctggtgctttgttcctgccttgtgccctgtgctgactgggattggctcctgtgaccctgtgttaggatatagcaggttggataatgaatgactgactgactttctgaaaacatgctttcagtttgccattatgggttattgagtatagattaatgaacaaaaatggctaatttatccatttaaacttaaatctacaacacaataaggtgtgcagaaagtgaacagGTATAAATACTTTCAGAATCCATTGTGTTTACTAACTTTTACACTATACGTCATTGATATTCAGGTTAAAACTATTCTGCCCTGTGTATTgtcgcagtagaggcgtggagccacctcttgaaccctcaggtaccactccagacaccggataaaagtataattattatttattaaataatgatactgtgcacaaagcaccctccattccacactcataaatcacaaataaactctcaataatactctcctcctcgcccagacacttcgccctcctacctcccagctcagctcagtgtctgggctttcccacagtccttttatactccctgacccggaggtgttcctgcccaatcagtccacagttccttatcccttccgggtcagggtaaacagtccttttcttcaacccgagagcacgtcgttccttcctgtcacgtgaccgtgacgtactcccaggttatagggcacataagagtccacgagctcccctacagcgactcccggtggcccccaaggtatccagcagggctgtgtataaacactacatagtccatgaggccctgctggaacttggggcacgatcatgctgtcgggacagctcctcctggcagcctgggggtgagggccagaatatgTAGCCAGCAATCCTCcacagtatattattttttattatctatatCTGTAATTTCTTACCAAGCTTAAATGACAATGCTTCATGGTCAGTTTGATAGATGCTTCTAAAATCTGCCCCACTgtaagtgtgagtgtgccctACGATGGTGATTTGTTCATATCTGGTTTCTACAAGAGAGGAGGTTTGTAATGCATATGTTACATAAAAGACATTAGTTTGTCTCAGAGCACTGATAATAAATGAGAGATACTTACCTTTTACCTTTaccaaaaatatgtatgttaaaaGCCTGAAAGTGAGCTTTTTTGGCAAAAATACagttattcaaatttaaaatattgttgtCATTGATTGTCATTGAGCAGGTGAAAATCTTCATGATGTAAATAATTGTCTAAAATTTCTAAGATATTTACTGCACATGtcacaatattaaatattatttaaattttaattattcctTTTTTACACCAGTCTTAGATGGTAGCAATACTTTTTAATTCATTCTGTCCTATGTATCTGTTTGCTGAGAGGGCAAGTGCTATTAAGTGCTCTTTCTATGTTATACAAACTTGAAGTTGAGAGTGAGACTCCGACTGAGATTGACACTTCTCATTATATGTTACACTAAAATCTAAGAcattttaagaatacaattttttttctgttttgtcccTTTCAAGGTACAAGAAACTACTTAAGAATGGATTTAGAGAAATCAAAGAGAAGAAACCATGTTCAACAGAAGAAAGTGTGAGTGAAATTTGGGGGATGACTGCAGACATCAGCATGTTGAAATTGTTTGAAACTCACTTGGAGAGTGTTCCACAACTCATCCTGCAGCTGTATATCTACttggaacacaaagaaaaaatgaccATTCAGTGTAAGCAAAGTGCATTCTGTGTGTTCAGTGATGTAAAAGTAGAAGTTACAAGCCGGTAAAGATACTAGATTCCTACAATATGTTCCACACAGTACATATTTTCTTTAACTGCATCATTAATGTTTGTTTCTTatagcttttatatatatatactagctgtgtaagcctgtgctgtaaaaagcctggggtcctaaaaactattgaaatcgtcagaaaaaaaaattgaaatgtagagatgtcaggtaattgaaaggaactgctctgggagtctctctcctagaaggattcgttttgccgacttGTTCACATCGCTTGTAcattagtggcaggaggaaaagtaaaagggattccgttttgccgatgttagcggctaagcgactttgtcttttttctgaggtttcgttttgctgacatgctcgccccgcttgtgttattagcggctaagcgagttttctgtttcctcggaagtggagcccttacctcaagtccacctctcacttccaggccggatagacacacacacttccatgtgtagacgtttatatataagattattataTATGGTATAAATTATGATTAGTGGACAAGTTATTTAAGCTGATATTTTTCAAATCTATATTTGTAGCTTATAAGGTTGTCAAAAACCGGTAATTTGGAAGTGCAAATGGATGATTTGCAATTAATCCAGATAGAGGACTTAAaagtgctgtttttgttttcactgtttACTCATTTTTCCATAATCACTATGACTTCATTTTCCAATAGATGTAAACAGAACTGAGTGCAATTATGTTTCTAAGGTAGACTATTATAACATTATGCTGAAATTAAGCTGTGAAGGGTAACAAAGTGGCATAAAaatactgctgcctcatagctccttgttttttttttagttactacTATGACTGCTGGCCAGGAAGCAGGCAAGACAATATGAAAATTTGGGGTACCACCCCGGTAACCCTGTATACTTTTTaactcaaaaagaaaaatgaacacagGCTTTAAAAGTACTGAAGTAATCATAACTAAGTGGCTTATGTAGCTGGTAATCACTCATCCAAGcttctttctcctccatgctCCTCTCAAGAGGATGCCACCTTCCTGGTTTACTGGTTTTTATATCCCTGAGACCAGAAGGGGTGGCACTTTCTTTTGATCTTACTGTCGGGCTTGGTTGCCCTCACTAGGCATGTTTTCTGTGCTGTGTAAAAAGTAGAGGAGACCGTTAGTGACAGGGCCCTGTCTCATCAGGAACTGGAACTGTTTTCCTTGGCTGAGCTGATGAGGAAGCTCTctggcacacatgcatgacacaaCATAGTGCCTTCTACATCCAAAAGACAGTTGTCTTCCTTCCCCTTCTATCTAATTGGAATAAatgaatttgagaatgttatgttgaaaTACCAGGGAGGGTGTCAACGCCTCACACAGCAGTTTAGGAGAGTCTACTCATTAACACAATCTGCCCTTTCCTGCCTCCATCACCGATCAAGATTGATAAAGTATACCTGAAAGAGAAAGACTTTTTTTGAAAGAATCAGAGAATTTCACATCAGTGGAGCTATGCTATCAGCTCAGAAAGAATCAGTTCTGGAAGATAGGGGTTTTTGTTTTCTCCTCTGATTCACACAGATTTATTGTTTCTGTATTTCCTCCTTTTAGATTTGACACTGACAATGTCATTCTTCAGTATTGCTTGGAGCACTGTGGACTATCAGAGATGCTTGCGGAGATCCCTGCCAAACAAAAGGGAGATATCTCATCTGTCCTCTGTCACTGTGTACCTCATGTATAAGATGTTTACCATCACCTCTCGAGTACTAAGCTTTGTGCTGCTGACTATACTCAATGCCCACTTCACATTGGCACTTTTTGGAATCACGTGGTTATGTACTTTCATTTGGGCTTGGAAACAGCAGACAGACTTTTGCACCTCACGTGGTTTAGAGGTGTTCTACCGAGTAATAATTGGTGCAATCttggtgtttacattttttaatattaaaggtCAAAACACACAATCATCAATGATTTGCTATTATGCTCTGTCATTTTGTGAAACATTAGGTATCGTGAtcctgtgtgtatgtttgtgtgctcctcttactgtgttttcattttttttacccatttgtattgttatgtttatattttttttccttggaattatatttcttttcatttattaccTTGCTTTACATCCCAATAAACAATCATCGGCACAATTTGATGAGATTGATGGAGCACAACGATCATCAGCACAATTTGATGAGGTTGATGGAGCACATTCGAGAACTGCCTCTCGAATAAATAATTTTCTgcaatgaaaataatgtaaaaaatgtgtacagttatgaataataattttgttgacctcatattttatataattatcaAAGTAGTTTATTgtaaattatgtatatttttgaatTCTATATAAATTCTATAAATTGTTttgaactgaaaatatttttgcatttgctAATTTCTGTTACTATCactaaaaattctttaaaaaattctttgcatttatatagcgcttttatcactactcaaagtgcttcgcaattgcaggttaagggccttgctcaagggcccaacagagcagcgtcccttttggcatttacgggatttgaaccggcaacattccaatttgccagtgcagatcccaagcctcagagccaccactccgcctaaataGTCTAAAGTCTAaagcagggtttcttaaactttttttcacaaccCAATCTTTGCCTCCTTAGTGTCTTCGAGAAACAATTGGGGTCGGTGGGTTGACAGTCATAGCTCCCCTCCCCCCCTTGCTGAATCAGCACCCAACAGTCAACGGTGGAATGTtgtcccccttggagaattgctTAAACAACCCATGGTAACCTATCATGCAATACATAAGCAACCCATTCCCAATTAAATACAACAGTGAGTTGTGACCCTACACAACCCGACAGCAGCAACACTTCAACCCATATGGGAAACTGTGGTCTAAAGtgttgtaaatatacagtaaagtaaAATCAGTGCTTGTAGTGGAGCCAAATTAATGGCGGTATCTATTTATTGTTCAAATAGTTAGGTGAAGGGGTGCCCTAGTGAAGATTCCTGAAGAGGTGCTGGTACTCATTGGCAGGCTAAAAAAGGTGCCAGTACGCTGTTGAAGTTGGAAAACGTGTTGGTACTGCATATGGGTGAGTTcccggcccacttcaagcactgagcaTAGTAGGACAGTGTCAGGCCAGCTAACAAAATCAAGTGCAATGTGGGATTTTATTAGGTATCATTAAAAGGGATTAACAAAATTGACTAATAAATCAAAGTGCATATTTTTCACTTGCTCCACTACTCCGTTTTGCTCCTTTAGCAATCCTCCTGCCCATCcatcttttttttgtaaacacaCTTTTTCACAATCAGAATTTAAGAAAGATAACTTATATCTTAGTGGAGTATTAGAGTATGATATCATTTGCCAGCAtgcatatttttctgtctttattttgcttcttttatgGGTTTTTTTGTGCTGGTTTTGAGGGTTTTGTTATATGCATAATTAGTTTCTatccttcttatttttatttaaataatagtaaagtatgttgattttgttttacatgttttCCCTGGTATTGCCATTTTGAGACTCCATTGCTTGAATATTATATTGGAATGCTTGGCAGCTTATTCCTGAAGTCACATGTGATGACATTGTTAGTGTTGCTTTAAACACTGGAACCAGTAGTCCTTCTCTATCCTTGTTTGTGTATAAACTAAGAATGCTTGAATGTGTGTAACAGTATTATTTAGTCACCTGTCTAGTCCGAAGCCTACAGGTAGCAGTTAGGAGAACTGTCTGTTTTAGGGTGAGCCTCTTCTGTGCTGGTCAGTGAGGGTCTTGGCTTGCTTTATGGGTGTTTTGGAGGCTTCAAACAcccttttccatttttgttacaCACTCACAACAATAGGTGCATGAGTCAAAACAAGAAAACCAAAAGGAAGATAAATAAAGATCCTAATCCCTAAAATTGTTTTGGAATAAAATTGCTTGATTATTTGTGAagccttctgtttttcttttaatgttcatTTATGTACTTGTGGGTGCTACCCACTTTAAAAATGGCATCACAATAACGAAACATGCCTTGCTTTGGCTATCAATGGCTGTCATTGCCATAAACAacatggtggcacccacagaactcaACTCAaacaacagcagcagaaataaaCTAAATGGCAATACAATAACAACCCAGCATAAcaccaaaatagattaaataccaaaataaaagttCATTTCCAACGATGTATTCCTGACATATGGAAAGACTGAACTGGTCTCAACAGTATGCAATATTCGGTCCATCTGAATAAACTTGAAAGTGTAAAAATGACttatgttataaaaatgctttttaaatgaatgaaatgcGCCGTAAGGTGCCTTCAGGGTATTTAGTGAAAGGCAATTGTGTGGCACTTCTGATGATGTCCTTTCATGTGCAGACTGAGTGAACTTGCAGACATCTGCTGAAGCGACTGTCTTGAATTtgtatttgaatgttttttatttaccatATGCCAGCTTACAAATTATAAGtgcaagaaaacaaacaaatgttacCAATTAGaagtgtgtttgtttaaaaacacaatggAACCCTGAGCTGTAATTTCAGTTCAGTAATTACATCGTTAGACAATCTGCTTCGGCTCAGTTCTGTAGCTTCATGCTGAGCAGTTTAGTGTATTTCAGACACTGTCTCCCAAGTGAGTTAGCTGTCAGTGCCACCAACATTTCCTTCTGTTGATAAGCATATCACCACTGTGATATAAGCAGTTCAAGTTAGAATTTTCTGCTTGTCACAAAGCAGTAGAAACCATGGGTCTGCAAGGACCAGAATTGAGAGCTGCTGGTACAATACACGTGGCATCATGATTGTGGCATTTTGCAAACAAAGCCACATCTATACAGAAAATaattcaagaaagaaaaaacagacataaaGTACTTTGCTCTTTTTTACTACACGAGTTAGAAATTTGGCAAGTTTCTAGGGCAAGGGGAGAAGATTAGTGGGTGTCTGTACCTGAAGACTAGTAATGTTATTGCAATTAGCAAAAATGTGACACCCAAAGACCTCAGCCCACACAACAGCAGCaggagaaataaacaaaatgatgttCCTCAACATACTGTAACATTCAATTAAATCCCAAAATAACAATTTCAACGAATTTCAGACATTTGGAAAGGTTGGCCTCGACATTATGTAATAACCAGTCCTAAAACTAAACctaatacaaaatcaaaatctcTGTCTTAAAACCCAGTTAGAAAGTCAGCATTCTGAGCAACAGTGACAGGCACATGCAAAtgtttttagctttgaaattcACAAACTTGGATGATAATTTTAATGTGATGCCATCTTAAATACCATTACGTCTATGACATGTGTAAAGAACTGCCGGCAGCCCAACCAGGCCGGGATGCACAAAAgatgaaaggatgggggaaggcggctactttagggcactgcctcccccaaaatggtAGATGGCAGTTTCCCTGGTTTacagcggtgccctggattcctgcagggcaccatgggacttgaAGTTCGATATCTCGGTCCTGTTGGGtatcgtgggtgccgccaggaggtgcTGTGGAAGAGACATGGAACATGATGTTTCcgcctaacccggaagtgcttgcaGACCATGTGAGTGGTAGAGCAGAAGCACTCCTGGGTGGGCCAATATAAAAGGATTGGACTGACTTCACAGaaatgagccagagtcaggtggaaggtagACAAAGCTTGTGGGAGGAGCAGaggagaaaagacagagaaagaagattAACTGTATGTGCTGTTATTATTAACTTGTGGCAGtagtggtgggaaacactttgtGAAGAGTTTCCTTAAAATAAAAtgctctttgtgcttttaacttgtgcctggtatctgttgtgttgggtttgaggagtaacagtgccctctagtgcccACACATGTCACAGCTTTCAGAAAGCACAAAGCTACCAATGGAAGTAAGCATCCTAGCAGCTGATTCATTAAACTGCCTATccttatcaaaaacaaaatggtaatgtgactgaaacaaaaataaagtcaatttatttatagagcacatttaaaacatcagtaatgctgcactcaaagtgcttcatattaaaacatacaatgaacataaataaaataaatagaaataaagtacaataaaattaaatacaaccagcagtgagttaaagaaaagaagatgACTCAGAGTATGGCAACCATCAGTTTCAGTGAAGGTC containing:
- the xkr9 gene encoding XK-related protein 9, with product MTLLITMPPTTPYTCVNWVMCLIGLLLYLGDIGTDIWVAVQYLMRGYVLWFALTLTFVLLSTFIIQVFSYFWYLDDSGSGSDSGAPESCALIGLHFCQLGIFTRYKKLLKNGFREIKEKKPCSTEESVSEIWGMTADISMLKLFETHLESVPQLILQLYIYLEHKEKMTIQYLTLTMSFFSIAWSTVDYQRCLRRSLPNKREISHLSSVTVYLMYKMFTITSRVLSFVLLTILNAHFTLALFGITWLCTFIWAWKQQTDFCTSRGLEVFYRVIIGAILVFTFFNIKGQNTQSSMICYYALSFCETLGIVILCVCLCAPLTVFSFFLPICIVMFIFFFLGIIFLFIYYLALHPNKQSSAQFDEIDGAQRSSAQFDEVDGAHSRTASRINNFLQ